Below is a genomic region from Phycisphaerae bacterium.
CCACGAATCACCGTCGAGGTCGGCGCCGGGCTGCTGCCCGAGAAAGAGCCTGAAGCCGAAATAGGGATTCGCCGTCCCGACAAAAAGTCCGTAGGGCGTCGATGCTAACGAACGAATGCCGTAAGCGTATTCGTCTTCCAGCCCGTTGCGTGTGATCAGCTTCCAATCGCGGCCGTCTTCCGTTTCCCAGAGATCGAAGCCACCATCGATCGCCGCGACCACGTCGGCGATTTCGCCGGCCGGGATCCGCTCCAGGATCCAGGAGATGATCGGGCGAATGTCCAGGTCGATGGAGGACTCGAGTCCCTCCGTGGTGGCAAAACGGGCGAAGAGGGACATGTCAAACGTACCCATGTAAAGGCGGTTGTCATGCACAGCCATGCGCCAGATGTACCCCGTCCGGGAGTTTCCACATCCACCGAGCTTGCCGGTGATGGGGAATTTGTACCCGTCCGGTGTTTCGCGCGGTTCTCCGCAGACCACTTGCCATGACCCGTCGCCCGCGACGCGGAGCAGCTCCGCCGCGGCGGAATCGACCCCCGGAAAGAAATCCAGCGCCACGAAATTCAGGCCCGTACCCACATAGAGGTAGTCTCCGAAAGCCTTGAGACTGACCACGTTCTGGTTCCGCGAGCCGCGGTAAGCCCCCTTGGTCAGCACTTTCTCAAATACATAGGGTGGGCGGCCTACGGCTTGGGTCTTGAGCAACTGGAATCCCTGGTCATCCGTCGCCGTTCCTATGTACAGGAACCCTTTAAACGCCTCCAGTTCAAATGCAGATATGTTCGCCGGGTCGCCGAAGTTTGGTGGATTGACCCTGATGAATTCGCCGGACGCAGGATCGACCGCCTCGAGCAGCGTGGTCTCCTCACCGACCCGGCCGATGCCCAGCACGTACAGGCGCCCCTTGTAGCTGGTCAGCGAACGGTAGGAGACGAGAGTTGCGTCGTTCGAGATCTTGCCCGGAAGTGCCTCGAAATGCCGCCCGTCGACGGAGCGCAGGATGCGCGGCGGTGGTCCGGGAACTTCCGTAGTCACATAGGTCCCCACATAAAGCGCCTCCCTGCCATCGGGTTCGCGATGCACGAGCATCGAGCGATATCCAAGGTCCACGGCCACGTCGCGGAATGTGCCGTCGGAACTCAGCGCCTTGCTCGTGGGCGAAATGTAAACCAGCTCAATTTCCTGGGTGGCGGGATCGTAAGTGTAGATTCGTCCGCGGAGATCGGTATCCAGCAGATTCGGATCGCAATCCACTGGGACTTCCTGCTCGGCGTTGTTGGCCGTGACGCCACGGATTGATCGCACAATGCAGAGGAAATTGTGATTCGTTCCGATATAGAGACGATCCTTGAAATAGGCCATGGACCAGGCGTAGCTGTTGCCTCGGAGGCCGAAACCCTGCTCGCCGATCTGGCGAAAGTCCTCCGCTTTCAGTCCCTGCGCGCGGGAGGGCGATGTGCCCACACCCAAGAGCAGCATCAGACCGACGACGACCGTCCCCCACATGCAGTGTCGATGGCACATTGCTATCTCACTTCACCAAGCGGGGCAGTCGGCCGCATACCGATGCCCACACCGGATTGCTCAAACCCCCTGCTTCGACTTCCCCACATAACCGTCTGGATCCCGCAGAAACTCCGCGATCGCCGAAAGGAAGACCTCCGCCGAATCCACGACCGTATAATGCCCGGTATCACTGAGCATGTCGCAGCGGCAACGGGGCATCAGCCCCGCCAGATGCGGACCCAGCTTGCTGAAGGGCGATGTTCCCCCGTAAAGCGCCAGAACGGGCGCTGCAATGTGCGCCAATCGCTCCTCCGTCAAACCCGCCACCTGGCGAAAATCCCGCGTGATCGAGGTCTCTTCAATCAATCGCTTTAGTCGCGACTTGCCCAGCGCCGAATTCTGCCGCAGGGCGAAAGGATTGGGAATCTCCGCACCCCGCCGAAATACCTCGGCCACGTCCCCGCCGTCGGCTTCGAGAAACCACTCATAATTGATGCCAAACTCGGCCAGTTCGCCTTTCCAGGTCTCCCAGCCGTGCCACTCCTGGAGGGTGCGCAGATGTCGCAGGCACGCAATACCCGTATCAGAGAGCACGACGCCCGCAACGCGCTCGGGAAAGTGCGCCGCCAACTGAAGAGCGATCGATCCGCCAAAGCTGTGGCCGATGATGCGTGCCTTGCCCACGCCCACGTGTTCGAGTAGGGCATTGAGATCATGGGCGAGATCGTGCGAGGTGTAGCCGGTCGGCGTGGCCTGGGAGTAGCCGTGCCCGCGCAGGTCGTAGGCCAGCACGCGGTAGTTCTCGCTGAGCGCCGGCAGAACCCGGGCGAACCACACCGCCAGGGTCGAGGTGACCCCGTGGATAAGCACCACATCGGGGCCATCGCCCTTGACCATGTAGTGCATCTTGATCCCGTTCACCTGCTCGATGGCCATTGCCCACGCTTACTCCATGTAGCCCAGCGCCTTGAGGCGCAGCAGAATCTGCTCGTCGACTTCCTCCGCTGTGTCCGGCGACTCCGCCGGCACATTCTGAGGTTCCTTCTTCAGATGCGGCGGTGCTTGCGTCGCGGCCCCAATCCGCGGCGGCCTTCTCCGCACGGCGGAATCGACCATCAGCTCGACCGGAGCGCGCCCTTCGAGATCCCGCGGAATCTCCAAACCCAGAACGTGCAGCGCCAGCGGAGCAATATCCAGTAACGAAACCGACGGGATCGCAGCCGGCGTCTCGCAGCGAATCTTCGGACCGACCGCCAGCAGAACGCCGTCGGGATGGTGCGTCCCCGTGGGAACGGCGCGGCGCTTCAGGACCTCCCGGCCGCGCAGCACGGACACAAACCCGTGATCGCGCAGTTGGAGCGTCAGGTCGGGAGCGAGTTCACCGCAAGGACCGTCAAAAATCTCCTCCCGGGTCCAGACGGCCGTCACCAGCGGCTCCCCCGTGTTCGGGTCGCGGCACTCGTTGAGCAGCCGCTTTCGCAATGTCTCTCGAAACTTCGCGTAGTCTTCCGGAGCCACACCGTGCGAGCCCCGTGGACCAATCACGGGAATATGGATTCCGTTGCTGCTGGCCGAATCCGCGTAGGCCAACGTTCGCGACATGTCGATCGATGTCGCGTGATACTGCTGCCCCTCGCCGAGCACGTGTGAATCTTCTCCGACAACGTCGGCATCTCTCGACCATGCCAGCCAGCCCTGCTGCTCGAGCCAGGAGTTGACGTACAGAATCTCCGTGCTGCCGGTGAAGCCGTGGTCGGACACGACCAGCACAGTCGCATCATCTCCGGCAAGCCGCACGGTCTCACCCAGGAAGTCGTCGATCTGGCGGAAATAGGCGTCGCAGAGTTGTTGGAGACGTGCATACTTTGCATCGGGCGACGTCGGCCGCAGCGCCGGATCGAGCACGTGCCAGAGCAGATGCTGAAGTTTGTCCACGCCGTCAAAGACGATTCCGGTCAGCGCACACGGATCGTGTTCCATCTGGTGTTTGAGCAGCTCGAACCACTGCCGGTCGCGACGGATGTGCAGATCAATCCACGGCTCGTAGTTCTCCAATGCCGCGCCGGCGACGGCCTTCTTTTCTTCGTTGAAGTCCATGGCCAGTTCGCGGACGTCGAAGCCCGGAACATCGCGCTGTAATCGCTCGATCAGCTCCTTCGGCCGGCTCGAGGATTTCACCCACCGCCAGGTGATCCAGCCGGGAATGCAATAGCCGTTGAACTCCGGCGCAGGATTATGGGCCACGAAGTTGAGGCTGCCGGCGCGCAGACCCTGCCGCGAGACCATCGACCAGATCGTCTCGGAGCACACGTTGCGTGAGGACACGACGCGGATGAAGCGCGAGTTCGGCGATTCGAACTGGAGGAAATTGGTGATGCCGTGATGTCCCGGAGACCGACCCGTGACCAGCGTGGTCCAAGCAGGGGGCGTTAGCGGCGGCGTGGTGGATCGCAAGAGGGCGCGCACGCCTTGCGTCTGCCATTGCCCGAAAAAGGGCATGACCCCGCGAGCGACCATATCGTCGAGGACCGTGTAGGTCGCCCCGTCGAGACCGAAGATAATCACCGATCCGTTCAAGCCTGTCCCCCAACGCCGTCCAGGTGCAGCATCAGGAAATCGAGCAGTTCGCCGATGCGGATGTCGTCGGCCTTGCGCTCGCTGAACTGCGTCAGCAGCTCCGCAAAGGGCAGCGACTGGTTGAAGTGCTCCTCGAGCCGGGTCCCGAGCGCCACGGCGTCAATGGACTCGAACTCCAGGTCCGTAAACAGGCGCGTTTGCTCGTTGATATCCCCGTCGTAATCCCAGTCCTCGCGGAGCTCCCCGAGAATGGCCATCAACTCGCCCCGAACCGATTCGCGATCAAGCGCTCGTCCGTGCATGTTCCGTTTGCTCCACCAGTGCCAATGCCACGACATAACCGCCGTCGCATGTCGTCTGAACCGCAGCCCGACGATCTTCGCCCGCGCTCTTGCGCGCGGCAATCACAAACAGACCCGAAGTGCGGTCTACCTCCGCAACGCGCAGCGATTTCGGGTCCCCGGAAAGTCCCACGCCCCAGGCCTTGCCCGCCGCCTCTTTGGCAGCCCAGGCCCGCGAAATCCACTCGTCATCCAATAGACCGGATTCCTGTAGAAGAACGCGCTCCTCGGAAGTGAACGCTGCCTCGAGAAATCCATCCGCACGCGACGCCACGCTTTCCAGGTCGACGCCCACTTCCGCATCCGCGGCCGCGGCAATCGCCAGGCGGCCCTTGTGAGCAATGGAAACCTGCGGCGCCTTCCCGACCATCGACTGCCAGCGCCCGCTCGCCACGGGTCGTCCGGCAGCATCGTGCTCGATCTCCACATCGGCCGGGTATAGCTTCAGACCCGTTTCGCGCTGAACCAATGAGCGTACCGCATCCTTGGCAGCCGATCGCCCCACGATCCACTCCGTCCGTCGCGGACCCTCAGCCATCGACAGAAACTCGGCCAGTTCCCGTCGACTGCAAATCAAATACGCCCAGAGCTTTTCCCACAGTGCCGCGCGAAGTTCTCCCTCCGCAGCCATGCGGCGGACTTCCACATGATGACTGGAACCCGGCACGTCCAGCGCAACAGCATCACTGGCAATACCTTCGCGCGGAAACCGCCAGAAGTCGTAGAACGATCGAGGCCAATGGAAGCGCCAATCCTCCCAACCCTTGATCCGCATCCACAAACGGCCGTCGCCGTCCACGATGTCCATGTCGGCCACGAACTGACGATGCGCGACCGAACGCACACGCAAATGGCACGTTGCCCGCTCCCCGGGATGAAGATTCTCCCGATGGAGCGTGAGTTCCTCCAGGCGGATGGGAAACAGGACAAAGCCTTCACTGAGGAACTCGACCGGCCAATAGCCGACGAGCTGACCGGCTGCGTCGAGCAGGAAGGGATCAACGTGGAATCGAGGATTCGGGTTTGACGCAAACAGATTGTCAAACGGCAGCACTTCAAGCTGCGCCGAAAGCCCGTTCTCACCAATCGCATCGAGGGCAACCACCCCCTGGAAGCGCGGCCCGTGAAACATGCGATGCAGGTCGTACATCTGCCGCGCGGTGTGCGAAGGAGTCCGCTCAGCAACGAGCGGCTCGACCTGCGGCGCAGCCGGACGCGGATAGTCCCGAGCCAGCAGGATCGTTGCCTCGGCGACGGACGAGGACCTCGCCTGGTCCCCGTCGTCCTTTGACGCATTCGCCCGGTAGATTGCGGTGCGGACTTCGTTCTCATTTGGGCCGACGCGCCCTGTAATGCGAAGCGTGACCCGGGGCCCGCTCGGCTCCACATCCACCCACTTGCCCGCTTGCACGCCGCGGACCCCTACGACCCTCTGCCCCGGCACCAGCAGCGCCGCCACCTCCGCCATCATGGCCACGCTGACCGTCATGGGCACCACATTGAGCGTGTCACGATCGCGATCGTATTCCGATGTATCCGGGTCGAAATGGTGATCAAGCAGATAAACATCTTCGGAAAGGTCCATGTCGCGGACCACCGCGATGGCATTGCCCGGGTCGTGCTCGACAATCTGCCCGGCAAAGGCGAGCGATATGTTGCTTTCCAACTGCGCGACGCCTCGTGAATGCTCCTGTGGAGCAACATCACTTGCCGCAGCCTGCAAGTGCTCCAGAACCTGGCGCAGCGTCCGCAGTCGGGCAACCTCCTCCATATCCACCGCGGCCAGGATGACGCCCTGCTCTTCCGCCTGCCTTTGGAGCGAACCCAGAATCTCGATCCGTTTAATCGAGTCGATCCCCAGGTCAGCTTCGAGATCGAGGTCGACACCGAGCATTTCCGGCGGATAGCCGGTCTTGTCGGCAACAATACTCATCAGCGCATCGGCCAGATCCGCCTGTTCGGTCGCCACCGGTGCACTCCGGACCGATGCGTCATGCTCATCTGCGAGGTTCGACGCGCGGACAGCTCCAGAAGTCGACGTGGCATCATCACGTTCGGTCACGCCGGGGTACGCATCGGATGGAGACGAGGGCTCGGCCTCTTCGTCAGGCGTCGGCGGCATTGCTCTGGGGGTGTCATACACGGGAACGGGATCACCACGCTCGGCGCCCGAATCGGCCATATCGGCGTTTGAAACTCCCAGGTAGGCTCGCATGATGTCTTCATGCGCCGCCAGGGTCTGCTCCATCAGCTCCATGTGCGCATGGATCATTCCCGCCGAGCCCGCGTGCGGCGCCCGATCGCGCGGTTGCGAATCGTTCTGGCTGACGTGCGCTCCCGACCGCTGATTATTGAAGGCTGCTTGCCCCGATCCCGATCCTTCGGACCCGAGAGGGACAGGTCCTTCCGTGTCGCTTCGAGGCGATGCTTCCGAAATGCCGGGCGATCCGCTCGTGGTCGATTCCAACGCGGCCGAAGATACCCGATACCCCTCCGGTAGCTTCAGGTGCGGATAGCACAGCGTGATCTGGATCGTGCCCGGCGCCGCGTCAGGATCGATCACGCTGTCAGCCGCGGCGTCCATCGAGAGCACCCGCGCATCCCGATGGCGATACAGGTAGCCCAAATCCATCGGTACGTGCAGCGCCGCCAGTCGCGCCACGGCGTGGTGCAGTGTGGTAACGCCGCTGCGGCGGTGATGGTTGGTCGGAATCATCGCGTGATGCCGGCCGCGCAAGATGTCATCAACAAACCCGCTGAGATTCGCTCGCGGACCCACCTCGACAAACACGCGGGCGCCCGCGTCGTACATCGCCTCGACCGTCTGACGGAACAGCAGCGGTGTCGCAAACGTGTTCGCGAGCATTTGCACGACGGCGCCGGCGTCATCCGGGTAGGGGCGTGCCGTGGCGCAGGAATAGAGCGGCGTGTGCGCGGGGTTGAATCCCAGTGACGAGAAATATTCTTTCAACGGTCCGCAAATGTACGTGAACGCGGGCGTATGGTAGCCGCGATCGTAAGGCAGCCGCTCCACAAACACGCGGCGAGAGCGCAGATGCTCGATCACCGGCGCCGCGTCTTCCTCGCCCGTGACGATAACCACCTGGTGCGGGCAGTTATCATTGGCGATGTGGATCTCGCGGTGGACTTCGGCCGCGAGCTTTTCGACCTGCTCGCGCCCGGCCCCGACCGCCAGCATGGCCATCGTGGGAATCGATCGGTCGGTCGAAAGGTCCCGATACATCTGGTCCAGTCGCGGCATGCTGGCGATGAAATCGTCCACGTCGAACAATCCCGCCGCGACCGTCGCCACCCACTCCCCGCCACTGTGCCCGGCAATCAGGTCCGCACGCACGCCGAGTTCGCGAAGAACGGTGAGCATCGCGCCATCCGCCGTGAGCACGGCTTCCACCGCGCGCTCGATGCTCCAAAGACGCTGCTCGGCCGCCTCGCGCTCCGCCTCGGAAAAAGCCGGCGGAGGGAAAATATCGCCGCTCGGCGGAGACCGATCGTCACTGCGCACGCTGCGGTCCGCGGCGTCAAAACGCTCGCGCACTTCGGGAAACTCGACGCACAGATCGGCCAGCATGTTGACGTACTGTGCACCCTCGCCGGGAAACAGGAAAGCGACCTTTCCGCCGCGAGCTTCGCTTTCACTGAGGTAGTAAATGCCCTTGGCGTCGTTGATCTTGTGGCAATCCGCCTTGGCAAGCTTGTCGGCAGCGCGAGCAAGCTTGGCATCCAGATCGTCCAGCGACAGCGCCACGATCGCCAGCCGCACGCCGTCTTCCGTCGTCCCCGCGTTCAACGTCCGCGCGATGTCGATCAACCGAACGCCTTTTGCCGCAGCAACGTATCCCCTCAGCTTCGCAATTTCGCCAAGCAGCATT
It encodes:
- a CDS encoding alpha/beta hydrolase — translated: MAIEQVNGIKMHYMVKGDGPDVVLIHGVTSTLAVWFARVLPALSENYRVLAYDLRGHGYSQATPTGYTSHDLAHDLNALLEHVGVGKARIIGHSFGGSIALQLAAHFPERVAGVVLSDTGIACLRHLRTLQEWHGWETWKGELAEFGINYEWFLEADGGDVAEVFRRGAEIPNPFALRQNSALGKSRLKRLIEETSITRDFRQVAGLTEERLAHIAAPVLALYGGTSPFSKLGPHLAGLMPRCRCDMLSDTGHYTVVDSAEVFLSAIAEFLRDPDGYVGKSKQGV
- a CDS encoding alkaline phosphatase family protein, with protein sequence MNGSVIIFGLDGATYTVLDDMVARGVMPFFGQWQTQGVRALLRSTTPPLTPPAWTTLVTGRSPGHHGITNFLQFESPNSRFIRVVSSRNVCSETIWSMVSRQGLRAGSLNFVAHNPAPEFNGYCIPGWITWRWVKSSSRPKELIERLQRDVPGFDVRELAMDFNEEKKAVAGAALENYEPWIDLHIRRDRQWFELLKHQMEHDPCALTGIVFDGVDKLQHLLWHVLDPALRPTSPDAKYARLQQLCDAYFRQIDDFLGETVRLAGDDATVLVVSDHGFTGSTEILYVNSWLEQQGWLAWSRDADVVGEDSHVLGEGQQYHATSIDMSRTLAYADSASSNGIHIPVIGPRGSHGVAPEDYAKFRETLRKRLLNECRDPNTGEPLVTAVWTREEIFDGPCGELAPDLTLQLRDHGFVSVLRGREVLKRRAVPTGTHHPDGVLLAVGPKIRCETPAAIPSVSLLDIAPLALHVLGLEIPRDLEGRAPVELMVDSAVRRRPPRIGAATQAPPHLKKEPQNVPAESPDTAEEVDEQILLRLKALGYME
- a CDS encoding polyketide synthase dehydratase domain-containing protein, giving the protein MQPGAESTGGREGGCGEVMIVRGESYSNRDGSIGNVAIVGMACTFPKARNVRAFWNNIVQGVDAIAEVNPQRWDPAVFYDPTPGVQDKVYCKRGGYLENSFAFNPLRFGTMPRAVEGAEPDQFLVLRCAHEALEDAGCGDRVLDGERAAFVLGRGNYLGVGLTGLLQRGMMAEQTVQILRRLHPELSEGELERLREAMRNHVPSFGAEQAPGLIPNISSGRVANRFGLMGPNFTVDAACASSLIATDIAVSGLSGGRHDLVLIGGVHVFSDVPFLQVFSAMGALSRGSVIRPFDHDCDGTMAGEGVGVLVLKRLADAERDGNRIYAVIKGVGTSSDGRAKSVTAPRVEGEELALRRAYDAAGVDPATVGLIEAHGTGTPVGDEAEIAALLRVFGPRGGAPPTVALGSVKSMIGHAMPAAGSAGLIKTALALYHKLLPPTLNCHYPAEALCGPESRFYVNSETRPWIHGRDAPRRAGVNAFGFGGVNAHVVLEEYAGRIRGRSQVSLNDGADTPHQDSPETVATPLLHERESEVIVLSAVSREMLLGEIAKLRGYVAAAKGVRLIDIARTLNAGTTEDGVRLAIVALSLDDLDAKLARAADKLAKADCHKINDAKGIYYLSESEARGGKVAFLFPGEGAQYVNMLADLCVEFPEVRERFDAADRSVRSDDRSPPSGDIFPPPAFSEAEREAAEQRLWSIERAVEAVLTADGAMLTVLRELGVRADLIAGHSGGEWVATVAAGLFDVDDFIASMPRLDQMYRDLSTDRSIPTMAMLAVGAGREQVEKLAAEVHREIHIANDNCPHQVVIVTGEEDAAPVIEHLRSRRVFVERLPYDRGYHTPAFTYICGPLKEYFSSLGFNPAHTPLYSCATARPYPDDAGAVVQMLANTFATPLLFRQTVEAMYDAGARVFVEVGPRANLSGFVDDILRGRHHAMIPTNHHRRSGVTTLHHAVARLAALHVPMDLGYLYRHRDARVLSMDAAADSVIDPDAAPGTIQITLCYPHLKLPEGYRVSSAALESTTSGSPGISEASPRSDTEGPVPLGSEGSGSGQAAFNNQRSGAHVSQNDSQPRDRAPHAGSAGMIHAHMELMEQTLAAHEDIMRAYLGVSNADMADSGAERGDPVPVYDTPRAMPPTPDEEAEPSSPSDAYPGVTERDDATSTSGAVRASNLADEHDASVRSAPVATEQADLADALMSIVADKTGYPPEMLGVDLDLEADLGIDSIKRIEILGSLQRQAEEQGVILAAVDMEEVARLRTLRQVLEHLQAAASDVAPQEHSRGVAQLESNISLAFAGQIVEHDPGNAIAVVRDMDLSEDVYLLDHHFDPDTSEYDRDRDTLNVVPMTVSVAMMAEVAALLVPGQRVVGVRGVQAGKWVDVEPSGPRVTLRITGRVGPNENEVRTAIYRANASKDDGDQARSSSVAEATILLARDYPRPAAPQVEPLVAERTPSHTARQMYDLHRMFHGPRFQGVVALDAIGENGLSAQLEVLPFDNLFASNPNPRFHVDPFLLDAAGQLVGYWPVEFLSEGFVLFPIRLEELTLHRENLHPGERATCHLRVRSVAHRQFVADMDIVDGDGRLWMRIKGWEDWRFHWPRSFYDFWRFPREGIASDAVALDVPGSSHHVEVRRMAAEGELRAALWEKLWAYLICSRRELAEFLSMAEGPRRTEWIVGRSAAKDAVRSLVQRETGLKLYPADVEIEHDAAGRPVASGRWQSMVGKAPQVSIAHKGRLAIAAAADAEVGVDLESVASRADGFLEAAFTSEERVLLQESGLLDDEWISRAWAAKEAAGKAWGVGLSGDPKSLRVAEVDRTSGLFVIAARKSAGEDRRAAVQTTCDGGYVVALALVEQTEHARTSA